Proteins from a genomic interval of Bombus affinis isolate iyBomAffi1 chromosome 14, iyBomAffi1.2, whole genome shotgun sequence:
- the LOC126924354 gene encoding mucin-17-like isoform X4, whose amino-acid sequence MPRCCNENKAVSSVGTSREHNTEDILLTQSRSFTIGSQLELEEDPPIVEKSHRRVRCDLSPVPTSTSTNLNIKLLSIKADRNSRQDQVETGSGGYRERKKEIKKRAAIGNTVRGFLSSGHSRQDRYETNRQQSSGGSGLSSLCPKLVASGGGGNQSGISLAVGHLASQEGVGPCSVVTTQRIHNHTHNHKRQRKLSIVSQAGTSAHSSGDRKTSNLSRSSTPICKKQVRTQRADHTDSLSITSNGVASSSPSSKKKVLSALRICEKSSSRNLNSPSLDHENDRSFSDAEEAITATENVFNVPGSSSTPSTPLSRLKSKKSDEDETSVEYNIGKEGADSSRKPSDKKGSLDSNEEKTSTLECFECSKTSNIIRKISANSIDEEISAQNKQKVISTSSTSTKSSNIKSRNKYVAEKMIEQHNSKNLKGINMEKNINTSSSTETSMSSATNKNNEKTKRKTSNEEPKSTNIAENEDLAKNSEKKVIDDKNDTQQSEEMVKSSRFVTSKVSEEIVETEIKDIDAQREVEEEVTIYDEDDNGTSISDIVATQALHESLSKLGKVPPLDTELKNVKDTNTQDETKMVKEEKEKEVVQEEAVEGFIGPLLDENFKADEKLTQKTMAMEEVRNLLMKVKVQTVEDDDDEEKAIGISPDGRFLKFEEEIGRGSFKTVYRGLDTQTGVAVAWCELQEKKLNKTERLRFREEAEMLKGLQHPNIVRFYDYWEVTLTRRKYIVLVTELMTSGTLKTYLRRFKKINPKVVKSWCRQILKGLSFLHSRSPPIIHRDLKCDNIFITGTTGSVKIGDLGLATLKNRSFAKSVIGTPEFMAPEMYEEHYDESVDVYAFGMCMLEMATSEYPYSECTGPAQIYKRVVSGVKPQSYDKVENPEVREIIEMCIRLKKEERPLVKDLLNHEFFADDVGLKLEMVSRDSAVADAELSRVEFRLRVLDPKKRTNKHKENEAIQFDFDIQTDNAEEVASEMAKSSLILEEDVKAVAKMLKSQISTLLREREERKAKEEKERLDREADSANTTNENLLQQQLLLQQMQLQQQQQQMQSNMSIQMQGQVQMQLQQNQIPLQQQQQMQTAAQQPQQHNLQPQQVQLVQQQPLMQQQTSVVQPQQAQQMQQVTQVSQQQVQYQQQQYQQQLQQQYQQQQQQQQQFPQHVSQNLTATSSQCSTPQTVQTQPQFPQVSQQIQQQQHLHQQQQYIQLNQMNVPQQMGHQMQQPQIQILSQPQHMHQQISQPPQVQYSQPQIQHVQNQQYYQQNTAGTSGYSTQPLYQQNISQQVYHSYASSSSSGHVEILSSNQPTAQIYSHPSIPQNTAPPTSQPYMQPQPGQVQASVPTGLNLQSTSSATHIQNTITSTIPNMQSAPTLISNSGHQSQPQQNVLVQMKYSQSSSIPTSVPISSGISVPSTTVSQQQQHFISNTEQLCSNTERSSLSKQDTMDSVQSLPTDVPPTIQDQGNVSNVSNISTSQAAMPNEGINQESAENVTSSERSRVKRSGTKRKKPGIKLTVLSVSSNEGQSMIVECQLDTSKQKTVTFKFDRDDMVPTDIANNLVAENLLPQSQCETFVELIEDIVKQLRLDPTRALPLVAHGPPDQSAGGSPVTSRRPRDRDHSLDTAKQVRHGSLTRQSSHRSSYKIHRRHRSRDETSNTSTPTKLLPIDQILSHITGSTSMDKQQNVQTPDSQMGPENTSAEASRRSSTSTQNTDTLTPTNLPSDPTDPTQETIVSATADTVLDAQSILKDETAKSTYIQSQITDSTVNQINEKSKESVVQDAMEQEKEMNKETHFDPITAEVATLTAPPPARKISRFLVSPVVEQKIVTNEEEGSTSVENTDKSNVLTAQPSSLSQSNTNDEGQVKHDDLEANVLEAQAVIPEKSNIEVVAQNPQCIAEQVDTVQTIQQPVQQSIALQSTVQGQAILPISQMQQNVSAVQSSQQNVMVPGSAITHQSPQQIQVVSQNVAMPQKDPQTQVASSGINISGQYQNQSMPCNILLQQQQIPIQQNLTQMHIQPEHQHQGQMQAQRPLQQFQHQQIPQQHQQYVILPRHIPQLQPATIIDERNRRISNISTTSNMSTDSQISEVANMTDDKKQTMIMPNLSMPQTQHVQFISQPDGPNITPLPQTVLEPIQQLQTAPQATVNIPTNVSVPVSVPAHQAVTVEVAPKVTLKTKEVSSTLPDLAQNLANILSNPKSKSVTPHCLTTHEPSQTVNIPGTTILEYKSTLQSEQYFQPIQPEASQIQIQPQLQHNYQVNTTQQGIPQTFQFSQQPHQAQIPLQQTMQLNATHQIDSQLQMAQQNFQQSKWTASMNQNIIQQSASIRHIQQIQPQSQQTIPQHVIQETQNVESCIPSDQSQFHLKLPDQQLLGKVSETEVQEANSTGRTSSEYPLLSENESSSHDITPEHTIVESVDSVLFTQNQALQQQQQQQHQQQQQHRKLSQQNSLDKVSDTTTGTSVPGGTGPQTIADLHQKLVQLTSQPSEALNVGTPPISYPATPHNHQIVGGYDAYMHSLQQKLVNIGMPISTTHGIQGPLSPQTTIQSATNLADSNVPTSVESSVLTQESSIQQLTLSQTHVDCSLDSPTPTPGGAPVGSETMSPSKESIKVRIQRPGSRLQELEQELAKIHRGSIPATASPQPLTPPVSISSVPPSSVGSIQLQPSLQSTQSLLTTVPPVTAVPVATVTPSVFTSRSDTNTPVQVESQENVSEVSTTQPVRKISRFVVSKVAGPPSNAATPIQQHTDMSKNQTEDSKVYHIDDTQGTPVQITHSREGSLPPTQITQPINAPVVEQAEKDERFWTLTPSEEYQLLIKKQTMELESLQRRHREELERFQQHQLQLLIQQQQQASALHQHHHQHHPVLYHTVTTSVPGQTRLPGTEDYLMFNTTPQTPLQKAPSNYPDTDETLRLAMQKLKQTPLQLQPQQAATGIPHAYVIPIPVVPSETMQNVSTQQPTSYTSELTESLEPAHNPTIINSTQYQFTPILPDGTNYAVSSTGSLVTPIPISSSTGSGGYIQYHDNQTLSNFQTFSCTPHGGFFLPAGYRLIYAPSGGTSQSQPATPATPHIGNSHDGTPPAEPLHAANVDNSTAPPSHTDQ is encoded by the exons ATGCCGAGATGCTGCAATGAAAACAAGGCAGTGAGTTCGGTTGGCACTAGTCGGGAACATAATACGGAAGATATTTTGTTAACACAGAGTCGTTCTTTTACAATTGGAAGTCAATTGGAATTAGAGGAAGATCCACCAATTGTTGAGAAATCACACAGAAGAGTAAGGTGTGATCTAAGTCCAGTTCCAACAAGCACAAGTACTAATTTGAATATAAAGCTTTTAAGTATTAAG GCAGATAGAAATAGTCGTCAAGATCAAGTGGAGACTGGATCTGGTGGGTACAGAGAAcggaagaaagaaattaaaaagagagCAGCTATAGGCAATACAGTGCGTGGATTCCTCTCATCTGGCCACAGCAGGCAGGACAG gtatgagacaaatagacaacaatCTTCAGGGGGAAGTGGCCTGTCAAGTTTATGTCCAAAGCTGGTGGCCAGTGGAGGTGGCGGTAATCAGAGTGGGATTAGCCTGGCAGTGGGCCACTTAGCCTCTCAAGAAGGAGTAGGTCCTTGCTCAGTCGTAACCACTCAAAGAATCCATAATCACACACATAATCACAAACGCCAAAGAAAATTATCTATTGTCTCACAAGCTGGCACTAGTGCTCATAGTTCTGGAGATAGAAAA ACATCAAATTTAAGCCGTTCCTCTACACCAATTTGCAAAAAACAAGTGCGGACACAAAGGGCTGATCATACGGATTCATTATCGATAACAAGCAACGGAGTCGCCAGTAGTTCACCTTCTTCTAAAAAGAAAGTTTTATCTGCGTTACGAATTTGTGAAAAATCATCATCTCGGAATCTCAATTCACCATCTTTAGATCATGAAAATGATCGCAGTTTTAGCGATGCAGAGGAAGCTATTACAGCAACAGAAAATGTGTTCAATGTGCCAG GATCCAGTTCCACACCTTCAACACCACTTAGTCGATTGAAATCAAAAAAATCGGACGAAGATGAAACGAGTGTGGAATACAATATTGGTAAAGAAGGTGCTGATTCCTCACGGAAGCCATCAGACAAAAAAGGATCACTAGATTCCAACGAAGAAAAGACATCTACATTAGAATGTTTCGAATGTTCTAAAACTTcgaatattataagaaaaatatCGGCAAATAGTATCGACGAAGAAATAAGTGCGCAGAATAAGCAAAAAGTAATTTCTACTTCTTCCACAAGTACGAAATCCAGCAATATAAAATCTAGAAACAAATATGTTGCAGAAAAGATGATTGAGCAACACAATAGCAAAAATTTAAAAGGAATAAATATGGAAAAAAACATAAATACAAGTTCGTCTACAGAAACATCTATGAGTTCAGCaactaataaaaataacgaaaaaacCAAACGGAAAACGTCTAACGAAGAGCCGAAATCTACTAATATTGCAGAGAATGAAGACTTAGCTAAAAATTCTGAGAAAAAAGTGATAGATGATAAAAATGACACGCAACAAAGTGAAGAAATGGTGAAAAGCTCAAGATTTGTAACATCAAAAGTGTCAGAAGAAATTGTGGAAACTGAGATTAAGGATATAGATGCGCAAagagaagtagaagaagaagtgACGATATATGATGAAGATGATAATGGCACCAGTATCAGTGATATTGTTGCTACTCAAGCGCTTCATGAATCTCTGAGTAAATTAGGTAAAGTACCACCATTAGATACTGAGTTGAAGAATGTCAAGGATACGAACACCCAAGACGAAACCAAGAtggtaaaagaagaaaaagaaaaggaagtcgtGCAAGAAGAAGCAGTGGAAGGATTTATTGGTCCTTTACTTGATGAAAATTTTAAAGCAGATGAAAAATTAACACAGAAAACAATGGCTATGGAGGAAGTACGAAATTTATTGATGAAAGTTAAAGTGCAAACTGTTgaagatgatgatgatgaagaaAAGGCTATAGGTATATCACCAGATGGTAGATTTTtaaaatttgaagaagaaatTGGTAGAGGCAGCTTTAAGACTGTATATAGAGGTCTGGATACTCAAACTGGTGTAGCCGTTGCTTGGTGTGAATTGCAG gaaaaaaaattaaataagacGGAAAGATTAAGATTTCGAGAGGAAGCAGAAATGTTGAAAGGTTTACAACACCCAAATATTGTCAGGTTTTATGACTATTGGGAAGTTACACTTACACGTAGAAAATATATTGTGCTAGTCACTGAACTTATGACTTCAGGAACCTTGAAAAC GTATCTAAgacgatttaaaaaaattaatccaAAAGTCGTAAAATCTTGGTGTCGACAAATTTTGAAAGGCCTTAGTTTCTTGCATTCGAGGTCACCACCGATTATTCATCGTGATTTAAAATGTGACAATATCTTTATTACTGGTACCACAGGAAGTGTAAAAATTGGCGATTTGGGACTTGCTACTCTTAAAAACAGGAGTTTTGCAAAAAGCGTTATCGGAACACCTGAATTTATGGCACCAGAAATGTATGAAGAACATTACGATGAATCCGTTGACGTTTATGCGTTTGGAATGTGTATGCTTGAAATGGCTACTAGTGAATATCCATATTCAGAATGTACTGGACCGGCACAAATATATAAACGCGTAGTATCG GGTGTAAAACCGCAAAGTTACGATAAAGTGGAAAATCCAGAAGTACGTGAGATTATAGAAATGTGCATTCGATTAAAGAAAGAAGAACGGCCTTTAGTTAAAGATCTTTTAAATCACGAATTTTTTGCGGACGATGTTGGCTTAAAATTAGAAATGGTTTCAAGAGATTCAGCCGTAGCAGATGCGGAATTATCACGTGTTGAATTCCGACTTCGAGTATTAGATCCCAAGAAACGTACTAACAAACATAAAGAGAACGAGGCAATACAGTTTGATTTTGACATTCAAACTGATAATGCAGAAGAAGTAGCCTCAGAAATGGCTAAATCTAGCCTTATACTTGAGGAAGATGTCAAGGCTGTAGCAAAAATGTTAAAATCGCAAATCAGCACTTTGTTACGAGAGAGAGAAGAACGTAAAGccaaagaagaaaaggaacgtTTAGATCGAGAAGCAGATAGTGCTAATACAACCAATGAAAATTTGTTACAACAACAATTATTACTTCAACAAATGCaattgcaacagcaacaacaacagatGCAATCAAATATGAGCATCCAAATGCAAGGTCAAGTACAAATGCAGTTACAACAGAATCAAATACCgttgcaacaacaacaacaaatgCAAACTGCTGCACAACAACCTCAGCAACACAATTTACAACCACAACAAGTTCAATTGGTTCAACAGCAACCATTAATGCAGCAACAAACGTCTGTTGTTCAGCCACAGCAAGCACAACAAATGCAACAAGTGACTCAGGTTTCACAACAGCAAGTGCAGTACCAACAACAACAATATCAGCAACAGTTACAACAACAAtatcaacagcagcaacaacagcaacaacaattTCCTCAGCATGTTTCACAAAATTTAACTGCTACTTCTTCACAATGCTCTACCCCTCAGACTGTACAGACTCAACCACAATTTCCTCAAGTATCTCAACAAATACAACAACAGCAACATTTGCATCAGCAACAACAGTACATACAACTGAATCAAATGAATGTGCCGCAACAGATGGGTCATCAAATGCAACAACCACAGATACAAATTTTATCACAACCCCAACATATGCATCAGCAAATATCGCAACCTCCACAAGTGCAATATTCTCAACCACAAATACAGCATGTTCAAAATCAGCAGTACTATCAGCAGAATACGGCAGGAACTTCAGGATACAGTACGCAACCCCTATAtcagcaaaatatatctcaacAAGTGTATCATTCATATGCCAGCTCAAGTTCCTCCGGCCATGTCGAGATTTTATCATCCAATCAGCCTACAGCCCAAATTTATTCTCATCCAAGTATCCCTCAAAATACAGCACCTCCAACTTCACAGCCTTACATGCAACCACAGCCAGGACAAGTGCAAGCATCTGTACCAACTGGTCTAAATCTTCAGAGTACGTCATCAGCGACTCATATAcaaaatacaataacatcaacaaTTCCAAATATGCAAAGTGCACCTACTCTTATTTCGAACAGTGGACATCAATCTCAGCCTCAACAAAATGTCTTAGttcaaatgaaatattcgcaaagtTCTAGTATCCCTACTTCTGTACCCATATCATCTGGGATTTCTGTGCCATCAACAACAGTGTCTCAGCAACAACAGCATTTCATTTCAAACACAGAACAGCTATGTTCTAACACAGAAAGATCATCTTTATCTAAACAAGATACAATGGATTCTGTGCAATCTTTGCCAACGGACGTACCACCTACTATTCAGGATCAAGGAAATGTCTCTAACGTGTCTAACATAAGCACATCTCAAGCAGCAATGCCAAATGAAgg aATAAATCAAGAAAGTGCAGAGAATGTCACTTCGTCCGAAAGATCTAGAGTAAAAAGATCCGGTACGAAACGTAAGAAGCCTGGTATCAAATTAACAGTTTTGTCTGTAAGTAGTAATGAGGGACAATCAATGATTGTTGAATGTCAGTTAGATACCAGCAAACAAAAAACTGTGACATTTAAATTTGATAGAGATGATATGGTACCTACTGACATTGCTAATAACCTG GTTGCTGAAAATTTATTGCCACAATCTCAATGTGAAACGTTCGTTGAATTGATAGAAGACATCGTCAAACAATTACGTTTAGATCCTACACGGGCTTTACCTTTAGTAGCACATGGTCCACCAGATCAATCTGCCGGTGGTAGTCCAGTTACGAGTCGCCGACCTAGAGATCGTGACCACAGTCTTGATACAGCTAAG CAGGTGAGACATGGCTCGCTAACTCGTCAAAGCAGCCACCGATCGTCGTACAAAATCCATCGTAGACACCGTTCG AGAGACGAAACTTCCAATACTTCTACACCTACGAAATTATTACCGATTGACCAAATTCTTTCTCACATTACGGGCTCCACCTCCATGGATAAGCAACAAAATGTGCAAACGCCTGATAGCCAAATGGGTCCTGAAAACACATCAGCTGAAGCATCTAGAAGATCATCAACCTCTACACAAAATACGGATACATTAACACCGACTAATTTACCAAGCGATCCCACTGATCCAACTCAGGAAACCATAGTTTCTGCAACAGCAGACACAGTGTTAGACGCGCAAAGTATACTTAAAGATGAAACAGCTAAATCAACGTATATCCAAAGTCAAATAACCGATTCGACTGTAAatcaaataaatgaaaaatctaAAGAATCCGTCGTTCAAGATGCAATGGAACAAGAGAAAGAAATGAATAAAGAGACACACTTTGATCCCATAACTGCAGAAGTAGCTACATTAACTGCGCCACCTCCAGCACGAAAAATTTCTCGTTTTTTAGTTAGCCCTGTAGTTGAACAGAAGATTGTTACAAATGAAGAAGAAGGATCTACTTCTGTAGAAAATACAGATAAATCTAACGTATTAACAGCTCAGCCTAGTTCATTATCGCAATCAAATACGAATGATGAGGGACAAGTAAAACACGATGATCTAGAAGCGAATGTTTTAGAAGCACAAGCTGTGATTCCTGAAAAATCTAATATCGAAGTCGTTGCGCAAAATCCTCAATGTATCGCAGAACAAGTAGACACTGTTCAAACAATTCAACAACCGGTACAACAATCAATTGCTCTTCAAAGTACTGTACAAGGGCAAGCAATCCTACCCATATCACAAATGCAACAGAATGTTAGTGCTGTGCAATCTAGTCAACAAAATGTAATGGTTCCAGGATCAGCAATAACGCATCAATCGCCTCAACAGATACAAGTTGTATCTCAAAACGTAGCCATGCCACAAAAAGATCCACAAACTCAAGTTGCATCGAGCGGAATCAATATATCAGGACAATATCAAAATCAATCTATGCCATGCAATATTCTATTACAGCAACAACAAATTCCTATACAACAAAATTTAACGCAAATGCACATTCAACCTGAACATCAGCATCAGGGACAAATGCAAGCTCAGCGACCattgcaacaatttcaacatcAACAAATACCGCAACAACATCAACAATATGTGATACTTCCTAGACATATTCCACAATTACAACCAGCCACAATTATAGACGAAAGAAACCGCAggatttctaatatttctacaACATCGAACATGTCTACGGATTCTCAAATTTCGGAAGTTGCTAATATGACGGACGATAAGAAGCAAACAATGATCATGCCCAATTTATCGATGCCCCAAACACAACATGTACAATTTATTTCTCAACCAGATGGTCCAAATATCACTCCTTTACCACAGACTGTTTTGGAACCAATCCAACAACTTCAAACAGCACCTCAAGCTACAGTGAATATCCCAACAAATGTATCTGTACCTGTTTCAGTTCCTGCCCATCAAGCTGTCACTGTAGAAGTTGCTCCTAAAGTTACACTTAAAACTAAAGAAGTTTCATCAACGCTTCCAGATTTAGCACAAAATTTAGCAAATATACTTTCGAACCCGAAATCGAAATCTGTAACTCCTCATTGTTTAACTACCCACGAACCAAGCCAAACTGTAAATATCCCAGGAACTACAATACTCGAATATAAATCTACTCTCCAGTCTGAACAGTATTTTCAACCTATTCAACCAGAAGCAAGTCAAATACAAATACAACCGCAATTACAGCATAATTATCAAGTGAACACAACTCAGCAAGGAATTCCACAAACGTTTCAATTTAGTCAACAACCTCATCAAGCTCAAATACCTCTGCAGCAAACAATGCAACTGAATGCAACACATCAGATCGACTCTCAGTTACAAATGGCGCAACAAAATTTTCAACAGAGCAAATGGACTGCTTCTATGAATCAAAATATTATACAGCAATCTGCATCAATCAGACATATTCAACAGATTCAACCACAATCGCAACAAACTATCCCGCAACACGTTATACAAGAAACTCAAAATGTAGAAAGTTGCATTCCTTCCGACCAATCTCAGTTTCATTTAAAGCTCCCTGATCAACAACTCTTAGGAAAAGTATCCGAAACAGAAGTTCAAGAAGCTAATTCAACTGG GCGTACAAGTTCTGAATATCCTTTATTATCGGAGAACGAAAGCTCTAGCCATGATATAACTCCTGAACATACGATCGTTGAATCTGTAGATTCGGTATTATTTACACAAAATCAAGCAttgcaacaacagcagcaacagcaacaccaacaacagcaacaacatcGAAAACTTAGTCAACAGAATTCACTAGATAAAGTCTCAGATACGACTACTGGAACTAGTGTTCCGGGTGGAACAGGTCCACAAACAATAGCAGATCTCCATCAAAAGCTTGTTCAATTAACAAGTCAGCCGTCCGAAGCGCTTAATGTAGGCACACCTCCTATAAGTTATCCAGCTACTCCTCATAATCACCAGATAGTAGGTGGATATGATGCCTACATGCATTCTTTGCAACAGAAACTTGTTAATATTGGCATGCCAATTTCCACTACACATGGCATA CAGGGTCCTCTATCACCTCAGACTACAATACAGTCGGCTACAAACTTGGCTGATTCAAATGTTCCAACAAGTGTGGAAAGTTCTGTTTTAACTCAAGAAAGCTCAATTCAACAACTTACGCTTTCTCAAACT CATGTAGATTGCTCTCTCGATAGTCCAACTCCAACACCTGGAGGGGCTCCTGTAGGGTCTGAAACTATGAGTCCGAGTAAAGAGAGTATAAAAGTTCGAATCCAAAGACCGGGATCTCGTCTCCAAGAATTAGAACAAGAATTAGCAAAAATTCACAGAGGATCGATTCCAGCAACAGCTTCTCCACAACCTTTAACACCGCCTGTATCCATCAGTTCTGTTCCGCCGTCGTCCGTTGGTTCTATTCAGCTGCAACCATCGTTACAGTCTACTCAAAGTTTATTGACTACTGTTCCACCTGTAACTGCTGTACCTGTTGCTACTGTTACTCCCAGTGTCTTTACATCACGCTCTGATACGAACACTCCAGTGCAAGTAGAATCTCAAGAAAATGTTTCTGAG GTTAGTACAACACAACCTGTTAGAAAAATATCAAGATTCGTGGTTTCCAAGGTCGCAGGTCCTCCTAGTAATGCTGCTACACCGATTCAACAACATACCGATATGTCAAAAAATCAAACAGAAGATTCGAAGGTTTATCATATAGATGACACACAGG GTACGCCAGTACAAATAACTCACAGCCGTGAAGGTTCTCTTCCACCTACGCAAATTACTCAGCCTATTAATGCTCCTGTCGTAGAA caAGCAGAAAAAGATGAGAGATTTTGGACATTAACACCAAGTGAAGAATATCAATTGCTTATAAAAAA GCAAACTATGGAATTAGAATCCCTGCAAAGAAGACACAGAGAAGAATTGGAACGATTTCAACAGCATCAATTGCAACTATTAATTCAACAGCAACAGCAAGCAAGTGCACTTCATCAACATCACCATCAACATCATCCAGTGCTTTATCATACTGTTACGACTAGTGTGCCAG GACAAACTAGACTTCCAGGTACAGAAGACTATTTAATGTTTAACACAACGCCCCAAACTCCTTTACAAAAAGCTCCAAGTAATTATCCAGATACCGATGAAACATTACGATTAGCTATGCAGAAATTGAAGCAAACTCCTTTGCAACTACAACCACAACAGGCGGCAACTGGAATACCACACGCTTATGTTATTCCAATTCCAGTAGTGCCTTCTGAAACTATGCAAAACGTGTCTACTCAACAACCTACTAGTTATACAAGTGAACTAACTGAATCTCTAGAGCCAGCACATAATCCGACAATTATAAATTCAACGCAATATCAGTTCACGCCTATATTACCAGATGGAACAAATTATGCAGTATCCTCTACTGGATCATTAGTTACACCCATACCGATATCAAGTTCAACGGGAAGTGGAGGTTACATCCAGTATCACGATAATCAAACAttatcaaattttcaaacatttAGTTGCACACCACATGGCGGTTTCTTTTTACCAGCTGGCTATCGGCTAATATACGCTCCTTCTGGTGGAACGTCTCAGTCGCAGCCAGCTACACCAGCTACCCCACATATAGGAAATTCTCATGACGGTACACCGCCGGCAGAACCTTTGCACGCTGCAAATGTTGACAATTCAACAGCTCCACCTTCCCATACCGATCAATAA